GAATCGTGGTAACCGACGCCCATGGGGCCGTCATCATGGTCAATCCGGCGCTCGAATTCCTGTTGCGGAAGAATCGGGATCAAATCGAGAGAGAAGGGATTCTCAACCTGGTCGATAACCCGGACATCGTTCGACGCTGTCTGGAAAAACCGGACGAAAACAATCCGTGTATCGTGCATTACAAAGGTCGGGAGTTGCTCTTTCATGCCTCGACCTTTCGCGAGGACGACCGGATCATCGGATCGGCGGCACTGGTACGCGATGTCACCGAAGAAAACAGGTTGAAACTGCAACTTCATGAAATCATCGGCAAGGCCCCGTTTGGCATCGTCGTTTCCGACAACCAGGGGATTATCCGCGTCTTCAATCCCGAATCATGCCGACTCTTCGGTTATGCCTCCGAGGAGATCGTCGGTCAACCGGTAACCATCCTCATCAATCACGCCTACCATAAACGTCATGCCCCAAAATTCATTCACGATCTTCACAGCGATCTATTGGCTGTGGACAGGGCTGATTCTTTCGAATCCGAGGCCGTACACAAGGATGGTTCCACGTTTCCGGTGCGCGTGGCGGTCAATGAAATGATGTTGGAAGACCGTCACGGCGCCGTCAGTACGTTTGCCGACCTCACCGAAGAAAAAAGACTGATCGAAAACCTGATTCAATCGGAAAAAATGGCGGGACTTGGGACTCTGGTGCGGGGTGTGGCCCACGAAATCAACACTCCGGTGGGCATCTGCGTCACCAGTTCATCCGAACTGGCCGATCGGATCCACACCTTCGAAACCACACTGGACTCGGAAGGGATCAGTGAAGAAGAGTTGCGTCTTCATCTCACCTCCTCCAAACGACTCATCCGCCTCATGCAAGAAAATCTTGAACGAACAGCCGAGCTGGTACGCAGTTTCAAGGCAGTCGCGGTCGATCCGTCCAACGAAACCAAACGCGCCTTCCGGATGCGCGAGGTCATGGAATCCGCTGTCCTCTCACTGTATCATGAATTCAAGGATACCAAACTGGTCATCGAGGTTCACTGCGAGGACACCCTCGAAATAGACAGTTTCCCCGGTGTCTTTTCTCAGATCATTCTTCATTTGCTGAAGAATTCCCTGCTTCACGGTTTCGCTCCCGAGGATCACGGTCGCGTTTACATAGAATGCGCCATGATCGATGAAACCCAACTCTCCCTCATCTACAAAGACGATGGCCACGGCATGACCGAAGAGGTGCGGCGCCGGGTGTTCGAGCCGTTTTTCACCACCCGCCGCAACCATGGCGGCAGTGGCTTGGGAATGCACATTGTGTTCAATCTTGTCGTTCAGATTCTTCGCGGTTGGATTTCATGCCAAAGCGCCCTGGGGAAGGGGACCAGATTTCAAATCATCATCCCATTGGAGCCGGAAGGCAATTGATACACAGTACCTTCCGGGTTCAATTATTGAAAGAAAAAAGGGGTCTGGGGGATTGCCCCCAGGGTTTTGACTTTGTTTTTCACGCGCCATTTCAGTGTGAAATAGCGCGTGAAAAACAAAGTCAAAAACAAAGTCAAAAGCAAAACCCTGGGGGCAATCCCCCAGACCCCTTTTTTCTTTCAATAATTTTAAAGGGAGGGGTCTCAACAGTTATCCATCAGGTTCTCCATCGGCCATCACAATGCGGTTTCGCCCCCCCTCCTTGGCCGCATACAGGGCCCGATCGGCCCTGGCAATCAGGTGCCGCGGATGGCGACAGGTCGTGGCCACCCCGAAACTGGCCGTGACCCGTCCCACCCCGGCAAACGGGTGAACTTCCATGGCCCGATGCAACCGTCCCGCAATCTCCAATGCCTTTTCCGCCACTGCCCCGGGAAGCAACAACAAAAACTCCTCGCCACCAAAACGGACGAAAAGATCACTGCGACGACTGCAACTCTTGAGAAGACCCGCCGCCTCCCGGAGAACCACATCCCCTGCCGGATGACCAAAGCGATCATTGATCTGTTTGAAATGGTCGATGTCGAACAGGATGACCGACAAAGGCAACGGATTTCGATCAAGTTTGGCCGATTCGAGTGCAAACACCGCATCGAAAATACGCCGCAGATAAAGACCCGTCAAAATATCCTGAACCGCCTCGACCCGGTTGCGCGTTACCTCCAACCCTTTCTCGATCTGGGCCACCAGATCCTCGATTTCATAGGGTTTGCGAAAGTAGACATCGGCCCCGGCACGCAATCCCTCGGCAATGCCCCCATCCCGTCCCGTCAGGACGATGACATAACCCATATTGAGCGGATTGGAACGAAATGCCCGACAAAAGGAAAAACCATCCATCTCCGGCATCATGACATCGGTCACAACGACATCGAAGGTCTCCCGCTCGATCCATTCGATCGCGGATGCCGCCCGATTGGTCCCCTGGACATTGTCGCTGCCGAACACCCGCCCCAATTGCCGCAGCAAAGGGTACAGGATTTGATCTTCCTCGTCATCGATGATCAGAATTTTACCCATCGCTCTTGTCGTTTGTCTCCTGGGCCTCGATGGCCTTGATGGCGGCGATCAGATTCTGTCCCAGATTCCGGGCAGCGGCATGAATCTCCCGCACCGCGGCATCGTTGCCAGTAACGCGGTCGGCGGCGGAATAAATGGTCCGGCTGTTGGCGGAGGCCAGATTGAGATGCCCCTTGACCACTTCGAGCATCTTGCGCAGATGGGCCAGTTCCACATTCATGGAAATACCCACGGCACGTCGAATCTTGTGATCAAGTTCGTTCAGGTTGACCGGTTTGGAGAGAAAATCGGTCCC
The sequence above is a segment of the Magnetococcales bacterium genome. Coding sequences within it:
- a CDS encoding PAS domain S-box protein — translated: MIRLLRRLPTTSIRRQLVLGIALVHAVLMTVFVFDLVERQQTFLRLHGEKQAMSLSQTLASSSVSWVLANDVVGLEEILRSMVNDPELRYAMVLSPQGKVLGHNQHALTGKFVVDDISLSLLRGPTQPTVLVSDHHLIDVAAPIVLKDRTVAWARVGLGQDESLKNLALVTRKGMIYTVIAILIGTVFALLMARRLTGRLYQLLNIADATRQGRRDLRAPDDRTDELGYLARGFNRMLDALSAKENTLIQMHQRLEEARLQADETSHRLRISYDILQRERNKLHTVLSSIREGIVVTDAHGAVIMVNPALEFLLRKNRDQIEREGILNLVDNPDIVRRCLEKPDENNPCIVHYKGRELLFHASTFREDDRIIGSAALVRDVTEENRLKLQLHEIIGKAPFGIVVSDNQGIIRVFNPESCRLFGYASEEIVGQPVTILINHAYHKRHAPKFIHDLHSDLLAVDRADSFESEAVHKDGSTFPVRVAVNEMMLEDRHGAVSTFADLTEEKRLIENLIQSEKMAGLGTLVRGVAHEINTPVGICVTSSSELADRIHTFETTLDSEGISEEELRLHLTSSKRLIRLMQENLERTAELVRSFKAVAVDPSNETKRAFRMREVMESAVLSLYHEFKDTKLVIEVHCEDTLEIDSFPGVFSQIILHLLKNSLLHGFAPEDHGRVYIECAMIDETQLSLIYKDDGHGMTEEVRRRVFEPFFTTRRNHGGSGLGMHIVFNLVVQILRGWISCQSALGKGTRFQIIIPLEPEGN
- a CDS encoding diguanylate cyclase; this encodes MGKILIIDDEEDQILYPLLRQLGRVFGSDNVQGTNRAASAIEWIERETFDVVVTDVMMPEMDGFSFCRAFRSNPLNMGYVIVLTGRDGGIAEGLRAGADVYFRKPYEIEDLVAQIEKGLEVTRNRVEAVQDILTGLYLRRIFDAVFALESAKLDRNPLPLSVILFDIDHFKQINDRFGHPAGDVVLREAAGLLKSCSRRSDLFVRFGGEEFLLLLPGAVAEKALEIAGRLHRAMEVHPFAGVGRVTASFGVATTCRHPRHLIARADRALYAAKEGGRNRIVMADGEPDG